The following are from one region of the Cloacibacterium normanense genome:
- a CDS encoding YjjG family noncanonical pyrimidine nucleotidase has protein sequence MKNIRHIFFDLDNTLWDHRKNAVLTLEELFQRKEISEKYNILFHEFHAKYDEINEDLWVKIRDGIIDKDFLRKHRFYDTFLHFGIDDEQLAQYFEKHFLDEIINFNELIPQTIEVLEYLKEKGYQLHVVSNGFHEVTNRKVEKSGLKKYFETVTSAEDAHAMKPDERIFEYSLNLANAEKSESIFIGDDWVADVKGAQNFGLDIIFFDALKEDKSEEGLKTIQNLEEIKNYL, from the coding sequence ATGAAAAACATAAGGCACATTTTTTTTGACCTCGATAATACACTTTGGGATCACCGCAAAAATGCAGTTCTTACCTTAGAAGAATTGTTCCAAAGAAAAGAAATTTCAGAAAAATACAACATCCTTTTTCACGAATTTCATGCTAAATATGATGAAATCAATGAAGATTTATGGGTGAAAATTAGAGACGGAATAATAGATAAAGATTTCCTAAGAAAACATAGATTTTATGATACTTTTCTACATTTCGGAATAGATGACGAACAGTTAGCGCAATATTTTGAAAAGCATTTCTTAGACGAAATCATCAATTTCAATGAATTGATTCCGCAAACTATTGAAGTTTTAGAATATTTAAAAGAGAAAGGTTATCAACTTCACGTAGTTTCTAACGGTTTCCATGAAGTGACGAACAGAAAAGTAGAAAAATCTGGACTTAAAAAATATTTTGAAACGGTAACGAGCGCTGAAGATGCTCATGCCATGAAACCAGATGAAAGAATTTTCGAATATTCCTTGAATTTAGCCAATGCAGAGAAATCTGAGTCAATATTTATTGGCGATGATTGGGTGGCAGATGTAAAAGGAGCTCAGAATTTTGGTTTAGATATTATTTTCTTTGATGCGCTAAAAGAAGATAAATCTGAGGAAGGTCTGAAAACCATTCAAAATTTGGAGGAAATTAAAAACTATTTATAA
- a CDS encoding RNA polymerase sigma factor: METHTDSLLISRYQKGDENALSILISRHQKELFSFIFYKLMDEELANDVFQDTFMKIIVSLKEGRYNDDGKFILWAKRISHNLIIDHYRLKSKHIKVSETTYENEEFSIFDLLKETEENIEERLITNQIYDDLMKMLVFLPENQQEVIKLRFFDGLSFKEIAEQTNTSINTTLGRVRYALINMRKIMEENQIILTR, translated from the coding sequence ATGGAAACACATACTGATAGTTTGCTGATTTCGAGATATCAAAAAGGCGACGAAAACGCACTTTCTATTCTTATTTCAAGACACCAAAAAGAACTTTTCTCTTTTATTTTCTATAAATTGATGGATGAAGAACTCGCTAATGATGTTTTTCAAGATACCTTCATGAAAATCATTGTTTCCCTAAAAGAAGGAAGATATAATGATGATGGTAAATTTATTCTTTGGGCAAAAAGAATTTCGCACAATCTTATTATAGACCATTATCGACTTAAATCTAAGCACATAAAAGTTTCTGAAACAACTTATGAAAACGAAGAGTTTTCTATTTTTGATTTGCTTAAAGAAACAGAGGAAAACATAGAAGAAAGGTTAATTACAAATCAAATTTATGATGACCTGATGAAAATGCTCGTTTTCTTACCCGAAAACCAACAAGAAGTCATCAAATTAAGATTTTTTGATGGATTAAGTTTCAAAGAAATTGCAGAGCAAACCAATACGAGTATCAATACTACGCTAGGTAGAGTGCGTTATGCACTGATTAACATGAGGAAAATTATGGAAGAAAATCAAATAATTTTAACGAGGTAA